One Malaclemys terrapin pileata isolate rMalTer1 chromosome 9, rMalTer1.hap1, whole genome shotgun sequence DNA window includes the following coding sequences:
- the LOC128843435 gene encoding G-protein coupled receptor 35-like — MNCSNLTAAQETLNLLQLIIYIPITFFGVIFNIIAFWVFCCKLKKWTETRVYMINLVVADCFLLFTLPFIVHFHRTKHPIDKLCDVIQTIYFTNMPVSIYIITLIAVDRFIAIKYPLKAKNFRSPLKAAVSCGFLWIIIIIYAYFNPRFTKESEEMCFRKTSADPAETTLLSSILGFFIPLVILSFCSIQVIRCLKMKKNMSPPEETSIHKALWIVSMNLSVFIICFLPFNVGLLVRYAMDAAGAACSLRYNASLFIRVAAWVANSNCCLDTLCYYFVAKEFQEASSLLHPFKSLKSRSNQSQIITTNALSDHKKMHDRGADP, encoded by the coding sequence ATGAACTGCAGCAATCTCACAGCAGCGCAAGAAACACTTAACCTTTTACAACTGATTATTTACATCCCAATTACCTTTTTTGGAGTTATATTTAATATCATTGCCTTCTGGGTATTCTGCTGCAAGCTGAAAAAATGGACAGAAACCAGAGTTTACATGATCAACTTGGTCGTTGCAGACTGTTTTCTCCTCTTCACCTTGCCTTTCATTGTGCATTTTCACAGGACTAAACATCCCATAGATAAACTGTGCGATGTCATACAGACTATATATTTTACAAACATGCCCGTAAGCATTTATATCATCACCCTTATAGCCGTCGACCGATTCATTGCAATAAAGTACCCCCTGAAAGCAAAGAATTTCAGGTCCCCACTGAAGGCAGCTGTTAGCTGCGGATTTCTTTGGATAATAATAATCATTTATGCATACTTCAACCCACGATTTACTAAGGAAAGTGAAGAAATGTGCTTTCGGAAAACTTCTGCTGACCCTGCAGAAACTACACTGTTGTCaagtattttgggtttttttattccaCTAGTAATACTGAGTTTTTGTTCTATTCAAGTCATCCGGTGTCTGAAGATGAAGAAGAACATGAGTCCACCTGAAGAAACATCAATCCACAAGGCTCTCTGGATTGTTTCTATGAACCTGAGTGTATTTATCATATGTTTTTTACCTTTTAACGTCGGGCTACTTGTTAGGTATGCAATGGACGCAGCTGGAGCTGCCTGCTCTTTACGCTACAATGCAAGCCTTTTTATTCGTGTGGCTGCATGGGTAGCAAATTCTAACTGCTGTTTGGATACGCTTTGTTATTACTTTGTAGCCAAGGAATTTCAGGAAGCTTCTTCTCTGTTACACCCTTTTAAATCTCTGAAGTCTAGATCAAATCAAAGCCAAATCATAACCACAAATGCACTAAGTGATCACAAAAAAATGCATGATAGAGGGGCAGATCcatag